The following proteins are co-located in the Castanea sativa cultivar Marrone di Chiusa Pesio chromosome 8, ASM4071231v1 genome:
- the LOC142605632 gene encoding syntaxin-61-like isoform X2, with translation MPSDQEDLFYVFKQNMQKSIDQLQSTFHQWERIPSDTGEQVNLRRKLLALCEGIGWQVDSLGKAIAVQARNPACYGIDELEVEKRRKWISTARTQVSAVTKAVEVVKESNCTGITSVNGMHREVMRLENSHQMNRSNQYTAQDGENFIASESDKQFLLIKQQDKELKEVSAGVARIGGVGLTVRKVFLGQEKIKDDLGVELSSSHHKRTRHEAYAPTSKDGLDRDVNKTAASVVIESKPSSSNSAQPSSADIMDTLQRILRHQDTILRSQDTITTHLAQINSRLDRLESRGPPPGYH, from the exons ATGCCTTCAGACCAAGAAGATTTATTCTATGTCTTCaaacaaaatatgcaaaaatct ATTGATCAGCTGCAATCTACTTTTCACCAATGGGAGCGCATTCCTTCCGATACTGGAGAGCAAGTAAATCTCAGAAGGAAGCTGCTTGCTCTTTGTGAGGGCATTGGGTGGCAG GTGGATTCTTTGGGCAAAGCAATTGCTGTACAAGCTAGAAATCCTGCCTGCTATGGCATTGATGAACTGGAGGTTGAAAAACGAAGGAAATGGATCAGCACTGCTCGCACTCAG GTGAGTGCTGTAACGAAAGCAGTGGAAGTTGTAAAGGAGTCGAATTGTACTGGCATTACTAGTGTAAATGGGATGCATAGGGAAGTAATGAGGCTGGAAAATTCTCATCAGATGAATAGATCCAACCAGTACACTGCCCAGGATGGTGAAAACTTTATAGCATCAGAATCAGATAAACAGTTTCTTCTTATAAA GCAACAGGATAAGGAGTTAAAGGAGGTTAGTGCAGGTGTGGCGAGAATTGGAGGTGTTGGGCTTACTGTACGTAAAGTGTTCCTTGGGCAG GAGAAAATTAAAGATGATTTGGGCGTAGAACTTAGCTCCTCACATCACAAACGTACAAGACATGAGGCGTATGCACCTACTTCTAAAGACGGCCTTGATCGTGATGTTAATAAGACTGCAGCTTCTGTTGTTATAGAGTCTAAACCATCATCATCCAATAGTGCTCAGCCATCCTCTGCTGACATTATGGATACTTTGCAGCGTATTCTCCGCCATCAAGACACCATTCTCCGTTCTCAGGACACTATAACTACTCATTTGGCTCAAATTAATTCTCGCTTGGATCGTCTTGAAAGTCGTGGTCCCCCGCCTGGATATCATTGA
- the LOC142605632 gene encoding syntaxin-61-like isoform X1 codes for MPSDQEDLFYVFKQNMQKSIDQLQSTFHQWERIPSDTGEQVNLRRKLLALCEGIGWQVDSLGKAIAVQARNPACYGIDELEVEKRRKWISTARTQYSFDSVGKQPLQNKLRVSAVTKAVEVVKESNCTGITSVNGMHREVMRLENSHQMNRSNQYTAQDGENFIASESDKQFLLIKQQDKELKEVSAGVARIGGVGLTVRKVFLGQEKIKDDLGVELSSSHHKRTRHEAYAPTSKDGLDRDVNKTAASVVIESKPSSSNSAQPSSADIMDTLQRILRHQDTILRSQDTITTHLAQINSRLDRLESRGPPPGYH; via the exons ATGCCTTCAGACCAAGAAGATTTATTCTATGTCTTCaaacaaaatatgcaaaaatct ATTGATCAGCTGCAATCTACTTTTCACCAATGGGAGCGCATTCCTTCCGATACTGGAGAGCAAGTAAATCTCAGAAGGAAGCTGCTTGCTCTTTGTGAGGGCATTGGGTGGCAG GTGGATTCTTTGGGCAAAGCAATTGCTGTACAAGCTAGAAATCCTGCCTGCTATGGCATTGATGAACTGGAGGTTGAAAAACGAAGGAAATGGATCAGCACTGCTCGCACTCAG TACAGTTTTGATTCTGTCGGGAAACAACCTCTCCAAAACAAATTGAGG GTGAGTGCTGTAACGAAAGCAGTGGAAGTTGTAAAGGAGTCGAATTGTACTGGCATTACTAGTGTAAATGGGATGCATAGGGAAGTAATGAGGCTGGAAAATTCTCATCAGATGAATAGATCCAACCAGTACACTGCCCAGGATGGTGAAAACTTTATAGCATCAGAATCAGATAAACAGTTTCTTCTTATAAA GCAACAGGATAAGGAGTTAAAGGAGGTTAGTGCAGGTGTGGCGAGAATTGGAGGTGTTGGGCTTACTGTACGTAAAGTGTTCCTTGGGCAG GAGAAAATTAAAGATGATTTGGGCGTAGAACTTAGCTCCTCACATCACAAACGTACAAGACATGAGGCGTATGCACCTACTTCTAAAGACGGCCTTGATCGTGATGTTAATAAGACTGCAGCTTCTGTTGTTATAGAGTCTAAACCATCATCATCCAATAGTGCTCAGCCATCCTCTGCTGACATTATGGATACTTTGCAGCGTATTCTCCGCCATCAAGACACCATTCTCCGTTCTCAGGACACTATAACTACTCATTTGGCTCAAATTAATTCTCGCTTGGATCGTCTTGAAAGTCGTGGTCCCCCGCCTGGATATCATTGA
- the LOC142607707 gene encoding putative glucuronoxylan glucuronosyltransferase IRX7, whose amino-acid sequence MVETKVLSKEKRGFYVKMRLLHTKNGRAQEKSCFFKYYKWFLWLSLSLYLFSSYFITNNNPPNKPTSLTKTRVSNSKTILASRALFESTNASHLQEFTNDQGLLKDLKIFVYELPPNYNTDWLSNDRCTKHLFASEVAIHRALLNSDVRTFDPYEAHFFFVPVYVSCNFSIIHGFPAIGHARTLISSAIQLISSQYPFWNRTQGSDHVFVASHDYGACFHAMEDVAVADGIPGFLKNSIILQTFGVKYKHPCQEVENVLIPPYIPPESVRTTLENFPVTGRRNIFVFFRGKMEVHPKNISGRFYSKRVRTVIWRKFNSDRRFYLRRHRFAGYQSEIVRSVFCLCPLGWAPWSPRLVESVVLGCVPVIIADGIRLPFPSAVNWAEISLTVAERDVDKLGTILEHVAATNLSTIQKNLWDQRNRRALLFNNQVQEGDATWQVLLSLAEKMDRSYESSSRASRVSS is encoded by the exons aTGGTGGAGACGAAGGTGCTCTCAAAGGAGAAGAGGGGGTTCTATGTGAAAATGAGACTATTGCACACCAAAAATGGCAGAGCCCAAGAAAAGAGCTGCTTTTTCAAATACTACAAATGGTTTCTCTGGCTTTCTCTGTCTCTGTACCTCTTCAGCTCCTATTTCATCACCAACAATAACCCTCCCAACAAACCTACCTCTCTAACCAAAACCCGTGTCTCAAATTCCAAAACTATCCTCGCCTCTCGTGCTCTCTTCGAGTCCACAAACGCTTCTCATCTCCAAGAATTCACAAACGATCAAG GGTTATTGAAGGACTTGAAGATTTTCGTGTACGAGTTACCACCAAATTACAACACGGATTGGCTCTCAAACGATAGGTGTACCAAGCACTTATTTGCCTCGGAGGTCGCCATACACAGGGCTTTGTTAAACAGCGATGTGAGGACCTTTGATCCTTACGAAGCACATTTTTTCTTCGTACCCGTCTACGTATCCTGCAATTTCAGCATCATCCATGGCTTCCCAGCCATTGGTCACGCCAGGACTCTAATCTCCTCAGCTATCCAACTCATCTCATCACAGTACCCATTTTGGAATCGGACCCAAGGCTCCGACCATGTCTTCGTCGCTTCCCATGACTACGGAGCTTGTTTCCACGCCATG GAGGACGTGGCAGTTGCTGATGGAATACCTGGGTTCCTAAAAAACTCGATCATATTGCAAACGTTTGGGGTCAAATACAAGCACCCATGTCAGGAAGTTGAGAATGTGTTAATCCCACCTTATATTCCGCCGGAAAGTGTACGGACAACCTTAGAGAATTTTCCGGTGACTGGTCGGAGAAATATTTTCGTGTTCTTTAGGGGCAAAATGGAGGTCCACCCAAAAAATATCAGCGGTCGATTTTACAGcaa gCGTGTGAGGACGGTGATTTGGAGGAAATTCAATAGTGACCGGAGGTTTTATCTAAGGAGGCATAGATTTGCCGGTTACCAGTCAGAAATTGTACGGTCTGTGTTTTGTTTATGTCCATTGGGGTGGGCCCCGTGGAGTCCGAGGCTGGTTGAGTCCGTTGTGTTGGGTTGCGTGCCGGTAATAATAGCTGATGGCATCCGATTGCCCTTCCCCTCCGCCGTGAACTGGGCGGAGATATCGCTCACGGTGGCGGAGAGGGACGTGGATAAGTTAGGAACGATTCTTGAACACGTGGCGGCAACCAACCTAAGCACCATACAAAAGAACTTGTGGGACCAAAGGAACAGGCGGGCCCTACTGTTCAATAACCAGGTCCAAGAAGGGGACGCCACGTGGCAGGTGTTACTCTCTTTGGCGGAGAAAATGGACAGGTCGTATGAGAGTAGTAGTCGAGCTTCGAGGGTTTCCAGCTAA